The DNA sequence ctcTTATGCTGCCCGGAAAGCTTTTTTCTTAAAGTTAAATGCCCCTTTTCATGTTGAAAATAgataagaaatattttatttttcgaCTTTTTGTTCTGCTGAACAGCCGCATATTAAGTTTTTATATTGATTTACTTTATTTCTCTccagaaattattattaataacagaagaaaatgtgcataaatagttgagggagaaaaagagagatgatatgttttcatgttttatttatttatttaaaaggggaCAAAGCACATTAATGAACAATTTAGTTTACATCcaatgtaaatatgccagatTTAACCAGGAGGCTGATTTTCATTTGTATTCCCTGGCAGAAAAAggacaacataataaaaaaagagaaaagacaaatacaATACAGCACAAAAACAGTGAGTATACAAGACAGTCATTATGCTTCGATATACAGATCATGAGCTACTCACTAAAGTAAATCTGTTGTAAAGTGCAAATAATTAAGTTATGCAGCTTAAAGTGCTATTAATGTAAAGTGTTTTTCAGGAGAACCACCCAGCAGGGAGAGACTCCAGCTGTATGATCCCACAACTCGCTCTAAGTGCGATagtaatgaataatgaatgtgATTTATTGTGTTGTAGCTGAACATTCTTGTATCTAACCAGTAGTATATCAGTGACATGACCGTGAATAACTCACTCTTTTGATAATTCgtttgtgtatttttaacaTGTGAACCACCTGGTTTGTAACATGCTAAACTAGTTCAGTACAGTAAGGTCCCATTACACCAACGTGAGGCACGAAGGAGTCCAGTTTCATTGCTGCAGATGAGAGGGTAGCGTGTGATGCAATTACATTTcctcttgtttttctgtgtgtgggtgggtgcgcgcatgtgtgtgtgtgggtgtatgtctatgtgtgtgtgtttgatatcAACATTGACTCAATGGTTCTGCTTCAGTCTCACAGTTTGTTTATGCAGGAATAACAGCTGGCACTTACCCGTTACACTATAGGCCTTTTATATGTACTCACACACATGTTTGTCTTTATATGGTTTTGAGGACCCTCATTAATCAAACCAGAAATCTAATTAAAACCTGACCCTTAAAAACAAGTCTCAGGGTTCAAACAGCCCATTTGAAGTGGCAAGGACCTGCCACAATGTCCACACAGTGGAGAAATGTCCTCATTACGGTGGTTTGAAACTGAAATTAGGCCTCGCAAAGACGGCAATACAAGCCTATAggctgcatgcacacacacatgtttgtcTTTATATGGTTGTGAGGTCCCTCGTTAATGTAACcctaaaactaattaaaacctGACCATTAAAAACAAGTCTCAGCATTCAAACATCCCATTTGAAGTGACGAGGACCTGCCAAAATGTCCACACAGTGGAGAAATGTCCTCATTACGATGGTTTGAAACTGAAATTAGGCCTCACAAAGACGGTAATAGAAGCCTACAtgctgcacgcacacacaaagagtCCGACAGCTCATCTGTTAAACTCAGGGGAATGATTCGATTTCAGATTCAgttcctctcctccatctcttcctcctgCTTGACCTTTTCCTTGTGCTTTCCAATCAGCAAgcagctcctctcctcctcttgttctttGCTCTAACAATTTCCTCTATTGATTTTGCTTTTCAAGCCCAGGTATAGTCGGGGGAATCGAGGCTAAGTACGCAGGTTGTATGTCTTTTAGCTGGATtcaaaagaggagaagaaattGCTTTTGGATTGCTGCCCCTCAGCCGCTCCAATCTGTGACCAGGTTCATCGACAGTTACAAACCCCCGAGCAGCTGGTTCATGATTGGGTCTGTGAGACGGAGGTCGATGAGGCAACTTTAATCTTCACTTCATTCAGTTCCCCATCCAGTCTGATTAAAGCCACTTTAAATCTGCTTTGCTGCATTCGCATTCATTCCCTGCAGTTTACTGTACAGAGAGCAGTCAATTGACCGTTTATTAAACCTCGGCCCATTAATATTAGCTGCAAATGGTACTGTTGTTGTGTCAAAGTAAGGGTACTTATGCAAAATGGTTCCATTCAAGGTGTTGTGAGAGAGAAGCTCATTTAAACATCTGTACTAATTGGTGGGTAGTTTCATCGATAACAATGtgtattttataaatttatGTTTAAAAGTTACTAAAGCTGTCAGGTAAATGTAGTATTAGTAGAAAGTAGCATACATTTACAATACTCAAGTGCAgtatttgaaaaatgtattttgaatttCAGCTCATCTTCACGCAAGAGCAagtcatgaaaataaaaatgtgatgaaGATTAAAGAATACACAATGAAAAATTCTAGAAATATACTTTGCATAAACAATAACTGTggccagtggtggaaagtaactaagtactgTAATTTAGTAAAGTTTGGTGCTGTTTGTATTTTACTCtagcatttccattttatgcttcagaggtaaatattgtactttttacttcagaatattaaatttacttaatttataatatatatatatatatatatatatatatatataataataataacagcttAGTTTCTGTAGGTACAGATAAGTGTTTGCGGTAACAAAAAACGtgagcttttacttttgattcttAATTTGCTCATAATACttccaacacgtcctcatatGGAAACGACAGAATAGGTTGATAGTTGATGTCTCCAAAACGACATATATGAGCGTTTTCTGTTCTCCATTGCAACACAAGGACACGCACACAATCacggtttaggcacacacccctgtgatggtttaggttagggtaaggggcttcgGAGGGCTGTTAATGCCTTTAACAGTAACAGGTAGCTAACGGTAGCGCTAAGGTAGCTAATGCTGCCAAAAAAACCCTGCTAACATTAACACTCATTAGCTAAGGCTACATGAAACACTTGAAAACTAAAAcgctaaaaataaacaatacaaaaccaattcactaacaaagaccatGCCTGCAAAGATGTAGATTTCAAAAGGTTTATTGCTTATGATAGAGCTCaagtgtcacactctgcctgtcagccataccttgttttgcacttttaagtttagtttattatcagttattttggtctgttgggttttggggttCTGTTTTGTCTATCGTTAGGGTTCAGTAACCtatgtcatgtctgttaccccagtgatccctctgcatgtctgtctctctgttttcccctgctctctccctgcctgcctctgcctcgttaaccttgatccctgtcacctgtgttgctcccgccctgctcgttagtccctgtgtgtgtgtgtggcactaaggggcctaaagtgtgccaagaaaacatcccccacaccattacaccaccaccaccagcctgcacagtggtaacaaggcatgatggatccatgttctcattctgtttacgccaaattctgactctaccatctgaatgtctcaacagaaatcgagactcatcagaccaggcgacatttttccagtcttcaactgtccaattttggtgagctcttgcaaattgtagcctctttttcctatttgtagtggagatgagtggtacccggtggggtcttctgctgttttagcccatccgcctcaaggttgtgcgtgttgtggcttcacaaatgctttgccgcatacctcggttgtaacgagcgGTTATTaaagtcaaagttgctcttctatcagcttgaataagtcggcccattctcctctgacctctagcatcaacaaggcattttcgcccacaggactaccgcatactggatgtttttcccttttcacaccattctttgtaaaccctagaaatggttgtgcgtgaaaattccagtaactgagcaggttgtgaaatactcagaccggcccgtctggcaccaacaacagtgccacgctcaaaattgcttaaatcacctttctttcccattctgacattcagtttggagttcaggagattgtcttgaccaggaccacacccctaaatgcactgaagcaactgccatgtgattggttgattagataattgcattaatgagaaattgaacaggtgttcctaataatcctttaggtgagtgtataccTAGTGTTGCAGTGTTTGTAGTGTTTCTGCTCAGTCTTGTCACGctgttttggattttggacttcTGTTGGATTACTTTGTTTGGGACTCTGTTTATCAGCCACTCcgcctgtaagtgtgctcgcctttaattgttttaataaatcactgaactgcacCAGTCGGCCtttgtgtcctgcgtttgggtcctccaatcTGCCTCTCCACACCACAAACTGTGACAGCGAGATGGGATTGTATGGAGAGAACGGATCGAGTGCCCGGATGGTGGGCTGAGGGATGAGGGTGAATGGATGAAGGGTTGAGGGGAAGACGGGTGAGGGACAAGGGAGAGGAGTCGGATCCATGGGGATGAAGAGCAGACCGGTGTCTGCGTCGTGAAGGGGTGCGGGAACCGACGGAGTCAAGACCCTGGGTGGGAGAGCCGTCTCTTCGTCAGCGGATGAGTAAAAAACCCCGGTTCCTGTAAGCAGacaaggggagagagaaaggggtttGGGTGGAAGGAATGAGAAAGCTGAGTCAAGTGGAGGTGAAAAACACAGATTGCTAACACTAATAATAGTAGcctacacaaaacaaaaaactgatgTTGGCTTTTTGATGGTCGCCCAATCCTCAAACCATCCACCCAACCCACCACCTCCAAAATAGGAATTTTCTAGTTATTGATATCCTACCCCTTGGTGTGCTTTCACATGCACTTCGTCACACAGCCGCAAGTGACTGCTCATAACATAAAATGTGGTAGTTTTAAGCCCTTCGCCTACGACCTATGTTGCCGTTTTCCGTGTAcaagcacaaggctgcataacgaaattTGTAGTTTCTTCATGctacacataaaacatgtaattaagtgtaggcctatattaaaatttggtaatatataaaataatatatagttATTTGTATACATATACAGACACGTCTACACCcccaacattccacagtgcattttttgaatttgcatctggggtgaatgtaaacagcagcaaccagatgataatatgaaagtttcatcttcacaataaacattctgacatttgggaaacagagtccatcttgactgcgtttgtgcaccaagcatcatcgatgtaaaacagaGTTCACCCCCGAACATGGACCAGCCGAGTGCTTGATGCGGGATgctgatggggcaggtctctgtagcgatgtgggcacaacagtctctgaattccatTGCTCagtcaacatgagtcccattttgtccagaccggctttttaggagcagaattaagtccaagctgggccagcgtGGCTCCTCTCCTGTGAGCGATTCGAACACGCCGTGGTGcctggtccggttgtttgggccAAGTGGATCGTGGTCGAAAAGcccgtcttcatcttccaatgactgtatttatgtcagaggtaacgcatgttttggcaatgaagttgtaaaaaaacagataaaaaaacaaaagtgtagcaaagtttgaaggagcttccggctgctgcttctacaagcgctgccgGTTGCCACAGCAATAATGTGTGAGGACAGACTGAATACTTCTTTACTTTCTGTAATGACCCTTGCTGTTTGGTACATTTATCTGTATATAGTCTATCgttgaatttaatttattttaaatgttaccatattttaatacacattaaatTATCTGTTAAATTCTGTACAtgcagcatgaagggactacaattttattttttttaaacaaccttgtgttgtataatgatgaataaactaccttgtatGTTGATctgcctgtttgctgttgctgaCGGATGTTTACTCTCTCTGTTGACTTGTTCTTGTTCAGGTATAAAAAACAGGAcgtcaaaaacaaaaactctgtgAAACTGTCTGTAGTGGAGACCTTATCACTCAGCAGTACGGCTCTCCTATTCCCTCTATGATGCTGTAAATATATGTttccttcttttatttttgtctatGCAAAAACATCTGCAAATCAGCTGTGTTGTAAAGATTTCTTCTTCCTGAcacagaaaaagcaaaaaatttatttaaaagtgaGAATATTCAAAGGGGATGAATACTTAAAGACAAGGGATTAGACCTTTAAAGGAAAGAGATTAAGACTGTGAGATTATTATGGCTCCTGGTTTTGCTGACATTTCCAGATATTACATAACTACATGTTAGTGAATCTTGATGAGATATAAGGACTTGTTGGTTCATTCAGGTACATTGTGGATACCAGTGTGCACAGATTGGGGAAATCTACCTCAGTCAGTTCGAAAGCTTCAGTTGGTTTAGTCAAAGTTTTTTCACTGCTGCCGTACATGATGCTCTGCTTCCTGTTAATCACAGGTTGAAAATTATCAAAATTACCGTCTAAGTAGAAATACTAATATCAGACTGTAAAAAGTAAGTCCTGCAGTAAAAATTTAACTTAAGCTAAAGTGTCTAAGTATAATAAGGAAAAATGTACTTagaatttaaagtaaaagtactctggGCTGTAAAATGTCCATTCGACTGTTGTACTACATTatgagattattattcctcatgcattttgaactattttgtaacagactgcagctaatgattattttcattatggtttaatctgctgattattttctcaataaaaATTCtcaattgattgtttggtttttaaaaaTTCTGTAAAAAGTGAGAAATGCCGTCACAGGTACCCAGAGCCCGAAGGctgcattcagactgcaggcccaAGTCACATAGACTCTGATCAATTCCCGTTCGGATTTgagccactttcatatgtggtccaaatcagatacagGTGTGATCTTTGAATGAGACCTCAGTCTCGACAGTCAGATTGCAATCTGACGTCAGAAGTCAATTCTGCGCCAGACGAAGCTGCGTTGAACggaaaagctccacaaaagccataaataaacatgtggCTTTCTTTCTCCACGTtctcgctatcatctgctcacaaattcacTTTATTCTGCCTGAACTCCACCAGTTATCATGCATGCAAATGTTACTTGTCCCAGCTTGAGGGGTATATGAATTGTACAGTGACAGAAACCGTTATGAATGAAATGACAAGGACATATGGGCATCTCCCGTGACAatcgggagggttagcaagctaaccggagctaactCCTGTGgcctccttgtttacttctatATGACAGCGTGCTGCTTGTGACGTATTATTCTTCTGTGCATGCGGGGTCACTTGCAGGCCGTGGACAGTTCACACTtaagtctgatatgggccacatttacaGTGTGGAcatgagcattaaggcctgcagagTGAACATAGataagtgacaccttcacaatttTGTCgtcaaccaacagtccaaacctcaaatatattaacattatttaaaaaattcaaaGGGTTAAATGCAAATGTTAGACTAAACAACTCTctgcagattaaacaaacaagatacagtGATGAGTTAATTAGTGAACTTTGGAgacagccaggctagctgttcccctgcttccagtcttcatgctaagctaagctaatcgtcTCCTAGCATATTTTAAGCACAGATTAcgttaaatttacatttattcatttagctgacgcttttatccaaagcgacttacaattgccatttatgtcagaggtcgcacacctctggagcaacgaggggttaagtgtcttactcagggacacaatggtggatgtgtcacagtgggggattgaacctgggtctctcgcaccaaaggcaggcgtcttgaTAGATAGATATGATAGTGGTGTTAATCTTCTcattaaatatgacaaaaatatgcaGAAATGTCAAAGAATTCCTTCAAGGAGTCTTAATGAGGTGAGGACatgtaaaaaaacatcacagtaTCATGGTTTATGGGAGAAATTCATTCAGCGTCTGAGCTTTAAATGAGAGCTGTATTTTTCTCTAAAATATTCTGTCCTTGTCCTGGTGAATTTCTGAGAAAAACTCAGCTCCATTTATCTCTGACAGCTCTGGGAAATTTCTAATCTCTGCAGTCCCAGAAGATTACCTTGATCGCATCATACATCTCTTCCCCAAAGATAACACTGTTGTCCAGTGTAATGGTTCATTCAGTAAAAGCTCTAATGGACatctaatgctttggaaaaAGGCTGTGGCAGATTCTGTTCTCAATCTGATCTCAATCTTTGGTACATGAGCAGCTGAGGAGAGGCGAGAGTCCAGTTTGGTACCTCAGGATTACATTTTCACAATTATGTAGTTCTGATGGCCACAGGCGCCACAAAACACCACAGGATagtctggggaaaaaaaaaattgaacaGCGCTGAACTTTTGCCGTGACGCAGCATTTCTACAACGTTGAAATAAATattgagataaaataatttgagataaaataattttgagataaaataattgctCATGTGATAACTTTCCAGAGTTGTAGACTCCTGTCTCATTGTATTAGAATATGTTGTCTGGCTGGCCTTCAAAATCATGCATCTATTACTCATACTTAGTATCATCAGCAAAACATACCTGTATCAATTATTTAAGATTTTGTCAACAATACAGGATTGCACAATTAAAAGCAGTTGTATAGTTCCCTCCACAATACACACAGCAAATGTATTAACATAttcaaaatgtatgttttaactATTTACTAGGTTTGActatactttatatacacttAGCTAGTTTACCTACTTTTTTAtaattagctagttttaactataTACAATTAGcaagttttaactactttacagAAAGCTTGTTtaactttgtaacttgttttaactgctttatacaGTTCGTTAGTTTTAACAatattatatacagttagctaagTAAATTACTGTTATACAGGTTGCTAGTTTTAAttctttatttacagtttgCTAGTTTTATCTCCTTTATAGTTAGCTACattaactgctttatatacaTTTTGATAGTTTAACTACTCAATATACAATTAACTAGTTTAACCGATATTATATACAGTTTGCTAGTTTTAATAACTTTATATATAGTTTGTCTTGTTAACTAGCTAAACTGTAAACAGTTGTTAAAACTAGCaaactgtataaagtagttaaatttAACTACTATACAGTACGCTCTAGTTTTAGCTACGTTAGCTatgtttaactactttatatacagttagtcAATGCTACTATAATACAGCTAGCTAATTTACTAGGCcaaatctgaggggtcatgaGATGATCAATGGgagtggaaagaaaaaaaactaagtTCTGATACACAAATctgtatttaataaaaaaaacaacttcaccTTCCTGTGAAATATTGGATAAGTTACCTCCTTGGGCTGCAAACAGACAGAGATTTTATATAAGAGGTCACAAGATGAAAAGGTTCGTACACTGATTTAATTTAACAAGTttatcaaatgtgtttttctgctatTCTGTGAAAAGTTACCCAATTAAGCTGTCACAGACAATATTTCTCTTGGAAATGTAGTTTGGTAACAATTTATCAAttcatgaaaatgaaatactaagtacaagtacctcaaattgaAAACTaaaaagtacttgagtaaataacTTAGTTTTACTTGAGTTACTGAAATGCATCTCAAAAAAATAAGTCTAGGTCTGCAAgtaacattattttcattatcgagtgatctgttgattattttctcaattaatcaattaatattttttttcccttaaatggaagcaaacaagcaaaaaagtttttaaaacagtgatttaataagaaaatatgtactgtattttaatagtgcattatatgtttttatataaaatcttaatctgattGTGACTACAGCTGTGAGATAAAGCAAATAGTACGATATTTCCCTCAGagatgtagtgaagtagaagttGAAGATACTCAAGTAAAGTGCAACAAGAATAATGTAACATAAAATGGAATTAGTCAAATGGTATTTAAATGCAGTACTTGAGTACACATACTTAGTTACTTTCAAAACCATGATGGACAGATAGCACAAGAGGTTGATGagaaaatatttcttgtaattTCATTGATCTTTAAAGCACATTTAACAAGCAGCTGTTTGGCTTTGTTTACAGTAAGATGCTCTCTGTTTAAGACAGCTTGTAAGCCGAGTCCGGGGGCTGAGAGGGTAGCttgtcaataaatgtaaaaggaCACTTGGCCTATTTAATTTGATTCCTTTCTGAAGGTTTCCTCCATCTTCACTCCACAGACTTCCTCCCTTTCTTTATTCCATGATGAGAAACAGGAGACGGCGAGGAACATCGCAAAACAAAGCCTGAATACTTAATGAAGCAAAGCTCACATCGACATGCCACATTAATGAAATTCAGTTCAACAGCATTTGAAAGTCGACTTCGGAAGACCTGATAAGGCTGGGAATTGCAGCGGGGGTTAATTAACGAATGTTTGAGAGGACTGTTTGTGCTGAATCAAGGGTGAGTTATCAGTTGCCCTGCTGCACTGGTCCCCTGGTGATTGGGCACAAATTGAGAGAGCAGAGCAATTCCCCAGGAGTTTGGTTTAATTTCTTCTGTCAGAGAGATTCCACTGAACCATGTTAACCCCCAGCACCATCAATAAATTAAGTTGCAAAATAGGCTTAAGgtttccaaacaaaaaaaatgaaaggcCGTGCTGTTTTGTTCATCCTCAAAAGAGAATATTTCACAATGTAAACAAGCTGCTCAGTGCACAAAAAGAGAATGAAAATATGTTTCCTTATTAGACTGGGAGATGCATCTTGAAATCGGTGGCAGTTTATCATTGAAACCTcactgtgagtgagtgagtgagtcagGGTAACATGACATTCAGTTATCAAGTTTTCTACTCTGTATTAAGTATTATCAGAACTCTTCAACACTACTGGACTCAGCTTTATATGGGTACAAATGGTGTATATTTTTTATACCTATATACAAAGTACACATGAGTCAGTTCATGCATATTTAGCAAAActatatgttatatattttatcaCATACCCCTTGTGGTATCTGGAGTTCTCCACTACACCAAACCatagtttgttttgattttctttaaCATTTCAGATATCAGAtttaatcagtgttttaaaatgaacaataaatTGTGTGAATTTGAAAGAACCCACAGATACATGTCACCTTAATGCAGTTCTCATCAGCTCTATGGagctttattgttttatttttatagcttGCAACTTGCTCACTGCTCTCATAGTGTCGTTTTAGGCTGTCTCCAGAGAAAATGGCTGTAAAActccactgtacactacctgctcagctgCACACAGCAGAtagacacagttagcaactagtTGGCGAACATAGTGGAGCTAGAGAGCCAGATATTTCACtgaggagctggtggagaccaaaaacagagctaaaagaaagtgaatattAGACTTACATTCAGGTCACACAAACACTACTCTAAAgtaatgctaatgttgttcCATTACTGTTGGACGTGTAAATAGGAAAATGTTTGCTAACCAGTTAAAAATTGTAAACTGTTTGCAAACAAGTTAAACATATCACCTTAAAGAGGCCTTTTCTGCTCAAAATTAGCCTATATGGGTCTGCTTGGAAGTAATAAGTCAGTTCAGCTGCTTCTCTAAGTACAGAAAGCAGAAGACTGGCTAACTGTTTGTGCcaccaacacgtcctcatacctaaagGACAAACAAGGTTGATTGTCAAGTGTCCCGAAACGACATATatgtagggtgaccagatgtatcctggttttggtggcctgtccctggagatgtttttaactgtgtgttaatcatagactgtataaggtgttaacagacctgaaatcagattttacgtggccagaaGACTACTTattctacttattgactgaaaggtagattcttCCACAAAACGACTTTAATTCAGAAGAGTTAAATTTGACAGATTATGAAACCgaaattgtcccccttttttatttcatataataacattatattctttaatgacatactgatcACCAAACCATAAATGTCcacggttttcatttcagaaatctggtcaccttacaTATATGTCCATTGGAAAGTACAACATATTTGACCATACTGGACTTTAAGTACGTTACACAAGTCACATGACGTTTAACACTAGgtaacgttgtgaaacggtgGAAATTTGGTAAGGTTTAggtaacaaaactacttggtgagGTTTTGTTAGATTGTTGTATGGGGTAAAATAAGTGCATTACGTAAGCCACGTGATGTAGGTAACACAACTCAACTACGAAATGTTATTTAGCTTTAAATAAGTGAAGTTTGACTTACGGTTTCGCACGGGACTCAAACCTCCTGAGTGAAAGCCCTGAGTGTACATCCATCCAACGTACCACCTCCTTATGTGGACTTTGTTTAAACTACGTCACCTGATTTCTTCATTTGCTACTGTTACCAACCACTAGAGGTCACAGactacaataaatataaatgtgggTGGTtataagctgctgcataatcGACCTACAGGCCTACAGGTGTTTTTCTGGTGAGTACAGGGTGGACTACCAGCTCTGTGCTGAGCGTTGGTCAGTCAACCTCCCCATGTTGCTGCTTCCCACTCCTCTttagcatttttaaaatatgctgGGAGGGAGGAGGTCTAGCAGAATTTAAGGGTGTAGTTGCCCATTGAAAGGTAATGATCTATCAATGTTGTGTACACAACTTGTTTCCACTGCCCCAAGCGGTGGGTTAAAGGTTTAaagtggaaagaaagaaaattgtaGCAGGTTGTAGACTTAATTGACTCTTCTCGGTACATTTCCCAGCATGCTCCTGCAGGCTTGTTGTATCCAAGcattttctcctcctgctcGTGGATTATCATGTAATCCCTGATATTCATCAGTCTGGGAGGTTAGAGGTCACCTCGTTACAATTGTCCAACATCACTCTCATTTTGGTGTAGATTAACTGGATTTATCTGGTTTGCGGGGTAAAAGTGGAGCACAAGACAACTTTGATCATCTCCCTTTAAACTCTGTGATCTGATCTCAGAGAGTCATTTTCAAGCCTTT is a window from the Micropterus dolomieu isolate WLL.071019.BEF.003 ecotype Adirondacks linkage group LG20, ASM2129224v1, whole genome shotgun sequence genome containing:
- the LOC123959262 gene encoding uncharacterized protein LOC123959262, with the protein product MEEFHLLTFEKQSPHPLILPESCADSWEHSQPAVAIVQFSRSTSWPGFHQPSRETFLYLGSVEIHPQLSKKKKNNNNKKRTGVFYSSADEETALPPRVLTPSVPAPLHDADTGLLFIPMDPTPLPCPSPVFPSTLHPFTLIPQPTIRALDPFSPYNPISLSQFVVWRGRLEDPNAGHKGRLVQFSDLLKQLKASTLTGGVADKQSPKQSNPTEVQNPKQRDKTEQKHYKHCNTRYTLT